A single region of the Rhodoligotrophos defluvii genome encodes:
- a CDS encoding integration host factor subunit alpha — protein MSGKTLTRADLSEAVHRQVGLSRTESAALVKSILDHISDVLVKGDTVMLSSFGTFMVRNKARRVGRNPKTREEVPISPRRVLVFRPSHVLKDSINAASRSE, from the coding sequence ATGTCCGGCAAAACTCTGACCCGCGCCGATCTGAGCGAGGCCGTGCACCGGCAGGTCGGATTGTCGCGGACGGAATCAGCAGCGCTCGTCAAATCGATCCTGGATCACATTTCGGACGTGCTGGTGAAGGGCGACACGGTGATGCTGTCCTCCTTCGGCACCTTCATGGTCCGCAACAAGGCGCGTCGGGTCGGACGCAATCCCAAGACCCGCGAGGAAGTGCCCATTTCGCCGCGGCGGGTTCTGGTCTTCAGGCCCAGTCACGTTCTGAAAGACTCGATCAACGCGGCGAGCAGGAGCGAGTAA
- a CDS encoding acetyl-CoA carboxylase biotin carboxylase subunit, translated as MFDKILIANRGEIACRVIRTAKKMGIATVAVYSDADARALHVREADEAVRIGPAPANQSYLVIDAIIQACKTTGAQAVHPGYGFLSENAAFAKALAENGIVFIGPNVRAIEAMGDKIESKRFADAAGVNTVPGFLGEIETPAEAIRIADEIGYPVMIKASAGGGGKGMRIAKSRDEVKEGFELARAEAKSSFGDERVFIEKFVVNPRHIEIQVLGDKHGNAIYLGERECSIQRRNQKVIEEAPSPFLDEATRAAMGQQAVALAKAVDYESAGTVEFIVDQDRNFYFLEMNTRLQVEHPVTELVTGIDLVEQMIRVAAGERLSLTQDDITLNGWAIESRIYAEDPYRNFLPSTGRLVRYRPPVQGTDDQGLIIRNDTGVYEGGEISIYYDPMIAKLCTWAPTRDEATRHMSTALDAFYIDGIQHNIPFLSTIMRHPRWNAGALTTGFIAEEFPDGFNGAELDEDTRVRLAAVAAFLDHVENERKRLITGQLRGKPITFTRQRVVKLDNEWHAFLVDDEEGDTIFLRSRDGAADLELTGDWRPGALVWHGSVDAMPMTVQVRRVLNGYRLAHAGAEVVAHVYTGREAELAKLMPEKLPPDTSRMLLCPMPGLMISVDVSVGDKVKAGQAVCVVEAMKMQNVLRAERDAVVAAINAAPGATLAVGDVIMEFE; from the coding sequence ATGTTCGATAAGATTCTCATCGCAAATCGCGGCGAAATAGCGTGCCGGGTTATCCGCACAGCCAAGAAGATGGGGATTGCCACGGTCGCCGTCTACTCCGATGCCGACGCGCGGGCCCTGCACGTGCGCGAGGCCGACGAAGCGGTACGCATCGGCCCGGCACCGGCCAACCAGTCCTATCTGGTCATCGACGCCATCATCCAAGCCTGCAAGACGACGGGCGCCCAGGCTGTTCACCCCGGCTACGGCTTCCTGTCCGAGAATGCAGCCTTCGCCAAGGCGCTCGCCGAGAACGGCATCGTGTTCATCGGTCCCAACGTCCGGGCCATCGAGGCCATGGGCGACAAGATCGAATCGAAGCGCTTCGCCGATGCGGCAGGCGTGAACACCGTACCTGGCTTTCTTGGCGAGATCGAGACGCCGGCCGAGGCGATCCGCATTGCCGACGAGATCGGCTATCCCGTCATGATCAAGGCCTCGGCCGGCGGCGGCGGCAAGGGCATGCGCATCGCCAAATCGCGGGACGAGGTGAAGGAGGGCTTCGAGCTTGCCCGCGCGGAAGCCAAGTCGAGCTTCGGCGACGAGCGGGTGTTCATCGAGAAATTCGTGGTCAATCCCCGCCATATCGAGATCCAGGTGCTGGGCGACAAGCACGGCAACGCCATTTATCTCGGCGAGCGCGAGTGCTCGATCCAGCGCCGTAACCAGAAGGTGATCGAGGAGGCGCCCAGCCCTTTTCTCGATGAGGCAACCCGCGCGGCCATGGGCCAGCAGGCGGTCGCCTTGGCCAAGGCGGTGGACTACGAGAGCGCCGGCACGGTCGAGTTCATCGTCGACCAGGACAGGAACTTCTATTTTCTCGAGATGAACACCCGTCTGCAGGTGGAGCACCCGGTGACGGAGCTGGTCACCGGCATCGATCTCGTGGAACAGATGATCCGGGTGGCGGCCGGCGAGCGGCTGAGCCTCACGCAGGACGACATCACGCTGAACGGATGGGCGATCGAGAGCCGCATCTATGCGGAGGATCCTTACCGGAACTTCCTGCCCTCGACCGGGCGGCTCGTGCGCTATCGCCCGCCAGTCCAGGGCACGGACGACCAGGGCTTGATCATCCGCAACGACACGGGCGTGTACGAGGGCGGCGAGATTTCCATCTACTATGATCCGATGATCGCCAAGCTGTGCACCTGGGCGCCGACGCGAGATGAGGCTACCCGGCACATGTCCACCGCGCTCGATGCGTTCTATATCGACGGAATCCAGCACAACATCCCGTTCCTGTCGACGATCATGCGACACCCGCGCTGGAACGCGGGCGCGCTCACCACGGGGTTCATCGCCGAGGAATTCCCCGACGGGTTCAACGGCGCCGAGCTCGACGAGGACACGCGCGTGCGTCTGGCGGCGGTCGCCGCGTTCCTCGACCATGTGGAGAACGAGCGCAAGCGCCTGATCACGGGGCAGCTGCGCGGCAAGCCCATCACCTTCACGCGTCAGCGCGTGGTGAAGCTGGACAATGAGTGGCACGCGTTCCTCGTGGATGACGAGGAGGGCGACACGATTTTCCTGCGGTCGCGGGATGGGGCGGCGGATCTCGAGCTCACCGGCGACTGGCGGCCTGGTGCGCTCGTCTGGCACGGCAGCGTGGACGCCATGCCGATGACGGTGCAGGTTCGCCGGGTGCTGAACGGGTACCGCCTCGCGCATGCGGGCGCGGAGGTGGTGGCGCATGTCTATACGGGCCGCGAAGCCGAGCTTGCCAAACTGATGCCGGAGAAGCTGCCGCCGGATACCTCGCGCATGCTGCTGTGCCCAATGCCCGGCCTGATGATCTCGGTCGACGTATCGGTCGGCGACAAGGTCAAGGCGGGGCAGGCGGTCTGCGTGGTCGAAGCCATGAAGATGCAGAACGTGCTGCGCGCCGAGCGCGACGCGGTGGTGGCCGCGATCAATGCCGCGCCCGGTGCGACGTTGGCAGTGGGTGACGTCATCATGGAATTCGAATAA
- a CDS encoding thiazole synthase, which yields MTEARDRPLTVYGTELGSRLFLGTAQYPSPAVLADAVRSAACEVVTVSLRRESGSERAGHAFWQLIRDLGVRVLPNTAGCHTVKEAVTTAQMAREVFGTPWIKLEVIRDDDTLQPEVFGLVEAARILSAEGFKVFPYTIEDLAVADKLLNAGCEVLMPWGAPIGSGRGLNNVYALRSLRAHFPETPLVIDAGIGLPSHAAHAMELGFDAILLNTAVAKAGDPAAMARAFAQAIDAGRCAFLADPMEARDMAAASTPVLGMAFRS from the coding sequence GTGACGGAAGCTCGAGACCGGCCGCTCACAGTCTACGGCACCGAGCTGGGCTCGCGCCTGTTTCTGGGCACGGCGCAATATCCCTCGCCTGCGGTCCTGGCCGATGCGGTACGCAGCGCCGCCTGCGAGGTGGTCACCGTGTCGCTGCGTCGGGAGTCCGGTTCCGAGCGCGCAGGCCACGCCTTCTGGCAGCTGATCAGGGACCTCGGCGTGCGGGTGCTGCCGAACACGGCAGGCTGCCACACCGTGAAGGAGGCGGTCACCACCGCGCAGATGGCGCGCGAGGTGTTCGGCACGCCCTGGATCAAGCTCGAGGTGATCCGTGATGACGACACCCTGCAGCCCGAGGTGTTCGGCCTGGTTGAAGCCGCGCGCATCTTGAGCGCCGAGGGCTTCAAGGTGTTCCCCTACACCATCGAGGATCTCGCCGTCGCCGATAAGTTATTGAACGCCGGCTGCGAGGTGCTCATGCCCTGGGGCGCGCCGATCGGGTCGGGCCGCGGGCTCAACAATGTCTATGCCCTGCGCAGCCTCCGGGCCCATTTCCCCGAGACGCCCCTGGTGATCGATGCGGGAATCGGCCTCCCCTCCCATGCCGCGCACGCCATGGAGCTCGGGTTCGATGCCATTCTGCTGAACACGGCGGTGGCCAAGGCCGGTGATCCCGCCGCCATGGCGCGTGCCTTCGCCCAGGCCATCGACGCCGGCCGGTGCGCCTTCCTTGCCGACCCCATGGAAGCGCGCGACATGGCCGCCGCCTCGACCCCGGTGCTCGGCATGGCCTTTCGGAGCTGA
- the thiS gene encoding sulfur carrier protein ThiS: MKLKINGDMHEVASNTLSELLLELGYGDIVVATAVNQAFVPATARHNVTLAPGDSVEVLAPMQGG; this comes from the coding sequence ATGAAACTGAAGATCAACGGCGATATGCATGAGGTCGCCAGCAACACCCTTTCCGAGCTGCTCCTGGAACTCGGCTACGGAGATATCGTGGTCGCAACGGCCGTCAACCAGGCTTTCGTGCCAGCGACCGCGCGCCACAACGTGACGCTTGCGCCCGGCGATAGCGTCGAGGTGCTGGCGCCGATGCAGGGGGGCTGA
- a CDS encoding HesA/MoeB/ThiF family protein — protein sequence MDRSDQVNPRYARHNPRYARQAVLAEIGPAGQQRLAEARVLVVGAGGLGSYVLQALAGAGVGHLAIIDHDRVDLSNLHRQPLFRMNDIGRPKAEAAAEAVRALNPEVESRTSVERLQSDNADRFVEQADLVVDAADSLAVTYILSDACMMQAKPLVSASVLEQRGYVGAFCGGAPSYRAVFPDMPTVIGSCAQNGVFGSAVGVLGSLQAHIVLQLILGHHPSPLGRLVTVDLKSLSFGGFDFSAAEEPTGTPIPFISLANVERADLVVELRDESEAPQPVTAEALRILPADIGSAELPHDRRVVLCCRSGIRAFRAANVLRRRGFDRLAVLAAGE from the coding sequence ATGGATCGCAGCGACCAGGTGAACCCCCGTTATGCCCGGCATAACCCCCGTTATGCCCGGCAGGCGGTGCTGGCCGAGATCGGTCCCGCCGGCCAGCAGCGGCTCGCGGAGGCACGCGTGCTGGTGGTTGGCGCCGGCGGCCTCGGCTCCTATGTGCTGCAGGCGCTCGCCGGCGCGGGTGTGGGCCATCTCGCCATTATCGACCATGACCGGGTAGACCTGTCTAACCTGCACCGGCAGCCGCTGTTCCGCATGAACGACATCGGACGCCCCAAGGCGGAAGCGGCAGCCGAAGCGGTGCGCGCCCTCAATCCCGAGGTCGAGAGCCGCACGTCTGTCGAGCGTCTGCAATCGGACAATGCCGACCGGTTCGTGGAACAGGCCGACCTGGTGGTGGATGCCGCCGATAGCCTCGCGGTCACCTACATCCTGAGCGATGCCTGCATGATGCAGGCCAAGCCGCTGGTTTCCGCTTCGGTGCTGGAGCAGCGCGGCTATGTGGGCGCTTTCTGCGGCGGCGCCCCGAGCTATCGCGCGGTATTCCCCGACATGCCGACGGTGATCGGCTCCTGTGCCCAGAATGGCGTCTTCGGCTCGGCCGTCGGCGTGCTCGGCTCCTTGCAGGCGCATATCGTATTGCAGCTGATCCTGGGGCATCACCCCTCCCCGCTCGGCCGGCTGGTCACGGTCGATCTGAAGTCATTGTCCTTCGGCGGCTTCGACTTCTCCGCGGCCGAAGAGCCGACGGGCACGCCCATTCCCTTCATCAGCCTTGCAAATGTCGAGCGGGCCGATCTGGTTGTCGAGCTGCGCGACGAGAGCGAGGCGCCGCAGCCGGTCACGGCTGAAGCCCTGCGCATCCTGCCGGCCGACATCGGCAGCGCCGAGCTGCCTCACGACCGGCGCGTCGTCTTGTGCTGCCGCAGCGGCATTAGGGCTTTCCGGGCCGCAAACGTGCTTCGCCGGCGTGGCTTTGATCGATTGGCCGTGCTGGCGGCCGGCGAGTGA
- a CDS encoding CsbD family protein, with amino-acid sequence MNWDQIAGQWKQFQGAARQQWGKLTDDDLQVAAGGRDKLVGRIQERYGMAREEAEREVDRWSMNLQ; translated from the coding sequence ATGAACTGGGATCAGATTGCAGGTCAGTGGAAGCAGTTCCAGGGCGCCGCCCGGCAGCAATGGGGCAAGCTCACGGATGATGATCTGCAGGTTGCTGCTGGCGGCCGCGACAAGCTGGTCGGCCGTATTCAGGAGCGCTATGGAATGGCTCGGGAAGAGGCAGAGCGCGAAGTGGATCGCTGGAGCATGAACCTCCAGTAA
- a CDS encoding MerR family transcriptional regulator: protein MDKSPDAFRTISEVAQDLDVPQHVLRFWESKFAQVRPMKRGGGRRYYRPNDVELLRGIRHLLYGEGYTIRGVQKLLKERGVASVAAMAKRGREESAAADGAAWPGDGADPVPAPPLHGQTSTPGPAMAAAADFARNEPVLMAEHDFAAAGAHEFARHGRTEPQLTAQFYAEPIAPASSEAANLAESDRELLRAALADLEEARTILTDARTK, encoded by the coding sequence ATGGACAAGTCGCCGGATGCCTTCCGGACGATCAGTGAAGTGGCGCAAGACCTGGACGTGCCGCAGCACGTTCTGAGGTTTTGGGAAAGTAAGTTCGCCCAGGTCCGCCCCATGAAGCGGGGCGGTGGCCGGCGTTATTACCGCCCGAACGACGTTGAGCTGCTGCGCGGCATTCGCCACTTGCTTTATGGCGAAGGCTACACCATTCGCGGGGTGCAGAAGCTGCTCAAGGAGCGTGGGGTGGCCTCGGTTGCAGCCATGGCGAAGCGCGGCCGAGAGGAAAGCGCTGCTGCTGACGGCGCCGCCTGGCCGGGCGACGGCGCCGATCCGGTCCCGGCCCCCCCTCTGCACGGGCAGACGAGCACGCCCGGGCCCGCCATGGCCGCTGCGGCGGACTTCGCCCGCAACGAGCCTGTCCTTATGGCCGAGCACGACTTCGCTGCAGCCGGCGCTCATGAGTTCGCCCGCCATGGCCGGACGGAACCGCAGCTCACCGCCCAGTTCTATGCGGAGCCTATCGCGCCGGCATCGAGCGAGGCGGCCAACTTGGCCGAGTCTGACCGGGAGCTGTTGCGGGCCGCGCTCGCCGATCTCGAAGAGGCAAGAACGATCCTGACGGATGCAAGGACAAAATAA
- the thiO gene encoding glycine oxidase ThiO, which translates to MEFEMKRIAVIGAGVAGLTTAWALARRGAEVTVFEQAAELGAASCSRYAGGMLAPWCERESTDELVATLGQEALPFWQEICTDTVANGTLVLAQRRDAAELDRFARRTRAYDVLDSSAIAALEPALADRFHRGLFFPGEGHTDPRRALQALAARLREMGVQIVLRTDGLVHGTEGDLTVDCRGLAARDQLPDLRGVKGEMLLLRCPDVELERPVRLLHPRIPFYVVPRGDGIYMVGATMIESDDRRRITARSMVELLNSAHALHPAFAEAEIIEIGTDARPAFPDNLPRIRRNGRTVFVNGLYRHGFLLSPSLSRMAAAVVLDDAYYPEVMDETEDQRRYA; encoded by the coding sequence GTGGAGTTTGAGATGAAGCGGATCGCTGTCATTGGTGCGGGAGTAGCCGGCCTGACGACCGCATGGGCCTTGGCGCGGCGTGGCGCCGAGGTCACGGTCTTCGAGCAAGCTGCCGAGCTCGGCGCAGCCTCCTGCTCCCGCTATGCCGGCGGCATGCTCGCGCCCTGGTGCGAGCGCGAGAGCACCGACGAGCTGGTCGCAACATTGGGCCAGGAAGCGCTTCCCTTCTGGCAGGAGATCTGCACCGACACCGTGGCGAACGGCACGCTGGTGCTGGCCCAGCGGCGCGATGCGGCCGAGCTCGACCGGTTCGCCCGCCGCACCCGCGCCTACGACGTTCTCGACAGCAGCGCAATTGCCGCGCTGGAGCCGGCGCTCGCCGATCGCTTCCACCGCGGCCTGTTCTTCCCCGGCGAAGGCCATACCGACCCTCGCCGCGCTTTGCAGGCGCTGGCCGCGCGGCTGCGCGAAATGGGCGTGCAGATCGTCCTTAGAACCGACGGCCTCGTCCACGGAACCGAGGGCGACCTGACGGTCGACTGCCGCGGCCTCGCCGCCAGGGATCAGCTGCCAGACCTGCGCGGCGTAAAAGGCGAGATGCTGCTGCTGCGCTGCCCGGATGTCGAGCTCGAGCGGCCGGTCCGCCTGCTGCATCCGCGCATCCCCTTTTATGTCGTGCCGCGCGGCGATGGCATTTACATGGTCGGCGCCACCATGATCGAGAGCGACGACCGCCGCCGCATCACCGCCCGCTCCATGGTCGAGCTGCTGAACAGCGCGCACGCCCTGCACCCGGCCTTTGCCGAGGCGGAAATCATCGAGATCGGCACCGATGCCCGCCCCGCCTTCCCCGACAACCTGCCGCGCATAAGGCGGAACGGCAGAACGGTTTTTGTGAACGGCCTCTACCGCCACGGCTTCCTGCTCAGCCCGTCGCTCTCGCGCATGGCAGCGGCGGTCGTTCTGGACGATGCCTATTACCCCGAGGTCATGGATGAAACTGAAGATCAACGGCGATATGCATGA
- the rimO gene encoding 30S ribosomal protein S12 methylthiotransferase RimO encodes MVSLGCPKALVDSERILTQLRAGGYAISPDYDGADVVIVNTCGFLDTAKEESLAAIGEAMAENGRVIVTGCMGVEAERIRAVHPDVLAITGPHQYEAVVAAVHQAVPPVHDPFRDLVPPEGLRLTPRHYAYLKISEGCNNRCTFCIIPGLRGDLRSRPAANVMHEAERLVRAGVKELLVISQDTSAYGLDLKYAPSKYRGREIEARIVPLAAALGELGAWVRLHYVYPYPHVDGLIPLMAEGKILPYLDIPFQHASPQVLKAMRRPANQAKVLERLAQWRAICPDLCVRSTFIVGFPGETEADFAFLLDWLKEARLERVGCFKYEAVEGAAANALADPVPEEVKAERWARFMEVQAEVSREVLAKKVGREVDVIIDEVDDEMEEAVGRSIWDAPEIDGNVFLPNHPNLKPGEIYRARIIDSEEYDLIAEVPEDA; translated from the coding sequence ATGGTGAGCCTCGGCTGCCCCAAGGCCCTCGTCGACAGCGAGCGCATTCTCACCCAGCTGCGCGCAGGCGGCTACGCGATCTCGCCCGATTACGACGGCGCCGACGTCGTCATCGTCAACACATGCGGCTTTCTCGACACTGCCAAGGAGGAGTCCTTGGCGGCGATTGGCGAGGCCATGGCCGAGAACGGCCGGGTCATCGTCACCGGCTGCATGGGTGTCGAGGCCGAACGCATCCGCGCCGTCCACCCCGACGTGCTGGCCATCACCGGCCCGCATCAGTACGAGGCGGTGGTGGCGGCCGTGCACCAAGCGGTCCCCCCGGTGCATGATCCCTTCCGCGATCTGGTCCCGCCCGAGGGCCTGCGCCTGACCCCGCGCCATTACGCCTATCTGAAGATCTCGGAGGGCTGCAACAACCGCTGCACCTTCTGCATCATCCCGGGCCTGCGCGGCGACCTGCGTTCGCGGCCCGCAGCCAACGTCATGCACGAGGCGGAGCGCCTGGTGCGTGCCGGCGTGAAGGAGCTGCTGGTCATTTCGCAGGACACCAGCGCCTACGGGCTCGACCTCAAATATGCGCCGAGCAAGTATCGCGGCCGCGAGATCGAGGCGCGCATCGTGCCCCTGGCCGCAGCCCTGGGCGAGCTCGGCGCCTGGGTGCGGCTGCACTATGTCTACCCCTACCCCCATGTGGACGGGCTGATCCCGCTCATGGCGGAAGGCAAGATCCTGCCCTATCTCGACATTCCGTTCCAGCACGCAAGCCCTCAGGTGCTGAAGGCCATGCGCCGTCCGGCCAATCAGGCCAAGGTGCTCGAGCGCCTCGCGCAATGGCGCGCCATCTGCCCCGACCTGTGCGTCCGTTCCACCTTCATCGTCGGCTTTCCCGGCGAGACCGAGGCGGACTTCGCCTTCCTGCTCGATTGGCTAAAGGAAGCCCGGCTCGAGCGCGTCGGCTGCTTCAAATACGAGGCGGTCGAGGGCGCCGCCGCCAATGCCCTGGCCGACCCGGTGCCGGAAGAGGTCAAGGCCGAGCGCTGGGCCCGCTTCATGGAAGTGCAGGCCGAGGTCAGCCGTGAAGTCCTGGCCAAGAAGGTCGGACGCGAGGTGGATGTCATCATCGACGAGGTGGATGACGAGATGGAAGAAGCCGTGGGGCGCAGCATCTGGGACGCGCCGGAGATCGATGGCAACGTCTTCCTGCCGAACCATCCAAATCTTAAGCCTGGCGAGATTTATCGCGCGCGGATCATCGACAGCGAGGAGTATGATCTCATCGCCGAGGTACCGGAAGACGCGTGA
- a CDS encoding thiamine phosphate synthase yields MLDRFYLIVDDVHWLERLLPWGVKLVQLRVKDRSEDEVRQQVRRARLLCKAAGAQLIVNDYWQIAIDEDCDFIHLGQGDLDDADLPAIARAGIRLGVSTHDDAELDRALAVKPDYVALGPVFPTILKKMPWAPQGLDKVAEWKRRIAPLPLVAIGGLTPERARAVLEAGADSAAVVTDILLNPNPEERTREWIAATR; encoded by the coding sequence GTGCTCGACCGCTTCTATCTCATCGTTGATGACGTGCACTGGCTGGAGCGGCTGCTGCCCTGGGGCGTGAAGCTCGTGCAGCTGCGGGTCAAGGACCGCAGCGAGGATGAGGTCAGGCAGCAGGTGCGCCGAGCCCGGCTGCTTTGCAAGGCAGCCGGCGCCCAGCTGATCGTCAATGACTATTGGCAAATCGCCATCGATGAGGACTGTGACTTCATCCATCTCGGCCAGGGCGACCTGGACGATGCCGATCTTCCGGCCATTGCCCGTGCCGGCATCCGCCTGGGGGTGAGCACCCACGACGACGCCGAGCTCGACCGCGCCCTCGCCGTGAAGCCCGATTACGTGGCCCTCGGTCCAGTATTTCCAACTATTCTCAAGAAGATGCCTTGGGCGCCTCAAGGCCTGGATAAAGTCGCGGAATGGAAGCGCCGCATCGCGCCGTTGCCGCTGGTCGCCATCGGCGGCCTCACCCCCGAACGGGCCCGGGCCGTGCTCGAGGCCGGAGCGGACAGTGCCGCAGTCGTCACCGACATCCTGCTCAACCCCAATCCCGAGGAGCGTACGCGCGAATGGATCGCAGCGACCAGGTGA
- a CDS encoding adenylate/guanylate cyclase domain-containing protein: MTLLDVDAHQKLLDEELIQETSEWLMDQALKDHDIQTIISGCCERLVAAGIPLLRCYFGFSMIHPLYRAVGYTWIRSSGITVDKYLHQPDGAQPAGWKMSPFGRMVRDQVTWMRRAISDETVGEFPVFRDLHDLGAVDYFAFMIPFQDAAEEDMRGMAGSWSTDRPGGFLDDEIRALKKVQRRLAVACKMAVRTNLATIVVKTYLGSQAGDRVLSGQIKRGDGETIRAAIWYADMRGSTRLADLLSRQDYIETLNEYFDLVAGEVIAAGGEVLSFIGDAVLAIFPDHEDPATGCKAALRAALAARSRLMQNNEKRTSLGRAPLDCVIGLHLGDVMFGNVGVPDRLTFSVFGAAVNEVARLEQLCKALGEPILASEEFRCCLEGYWRDVGEHMLHGFTNAIGVFAPDPHVCAADLGLPQRPLA, from the coding sequence ATGACATTGCTCGACGTCGACGCACATCAGAAGCTGCTGGATGAGGAGCTGATCCAGGAAACCTCCGAATGGCTGATGGATCAGGCGCTCAAGGACCACGACATCCAGACCATCATCTCCGGCTGCTGCGAGCGGCTGGTCGCGGCCGGCATCCCGCTGTTGCGCTGCTATTTCGGCTTCTCGATGATCCATCCCCTCTACCGTGCTGTCGGCTATACCTGGATCCGCAGCTCCGGCATCACGGTGGACAAGTATCTCCACCAGCCGGACGGCGCACAGCCGGCGGGCTGGAAGATGAGCCCGTTCGGCCGGATGGTGCGCGACCAGGTGACCTGGATGCGCCGGGCGATCAGTGACGAGACCGTCGGCGAGTTCCCGGTGTTCCGCGATCTCCACGACCTTGGCGCCGTCGACTATTTCGCCTTCATGATCCCGTTCCAGGATGCGGCGGAAGAAGACATGCGCGGCATGGCCGGCTCCTGGTCCACTGACCGGCCGGGCGGCTTCCTCGACGATGAGATCCGGGCGTTGAAGAAGGTGCAGCGGCGGCTTGCGGTGGCCTGCAAGATGGCCGTGCGCACCAATCTCGCCACCATCGTGGTGAAGACCTATCTCGGCAGCCAGGCCGGGGACCGGGTGCTGTCCGGCCAGATCAAGCGGGGCGATGGCGAGACCATCCGCGCCGCCATCTGGTATGCCGACATGCGCGGTTCGACACGGCTGGCCGACCTGCTCTCGCGTCAGGACTACATCGAGACCCTGAACGAATATTTCGACCTGGTGGCGGGCGAGGTCATCGCTGCCGGCGGCGAGGTGCTCAGCTTCATCGGTGACGCGGTGCTGGCGATCTTCCCCGACCACGAGGATCCGGCAACCGGGTGCAAGGCGGCATTGCGCGCCGCCCTCGCCGCCCGGTCACGGCTCATGCAGAACAACGAGAAGCGCACGTCTCTCGGCCGCGCCCCGCTCGATTGCGTGATAGGCCTGCATCTCGGCGACGTCATGTTCGGTAATGTCGGAGTTCCCGACCGGCTGACCTTTTCCGTGTTCGGCGCGGCAGTCAACGAGGTCGCGCGGCTGGAGCAGCTGTGCAAGGCGCTGGGCGAGCCCATCCTGGCCAGCGAGGAGTTCCGCTGCTGCCTTGAAGGTTACTGGCGCGATGTCGGCGAGCACATGCTGCATGGCTTCACCAACGCCATTGGCGTCTTCGCACCCGATCCCCATGTCTGCGCCGCCGATCTCGGCCTGCCGCAACGGCCCCTTGCCTAG